The following proteins come from a genomic window of Corallococcus sp. NCRR:
- a CDS encoding oxidoreductase: MNAQGKVWFVTGSSSGFGRNIVEEVIARGERVVATARDPRTLEDLVARAPDQVLALRLDVTKPEQVQESITAALKHFGAIDVLVNNAGYTVLGAVEETSDAELRAVFEPLFFGAVAMTRAVLPHMRERRTGILVQVSSLTGLVGYPGAGAYSAAKHALEGISEALAKEVAPFGVKVLLVEPGMFRTKLLGSGFRPMPELPAYAESMGPTRAWVAQSAGTQSGDPVKAAKAIVDAVAAGAPTLRLFLGSDAPAAIREKLAQVQDDVNRTEQLALSMGF; the protein is encoded by the coding sequence ATGAACGCACAGGGCAAGGTCTGGTTCGTCACGGGGTCGTCGTCGGGGTTTGGCCGCAACATCGTGGAGGAGGTCATCGCCAGGGGGGAGCGCGTGGTCGCGACGGCGAGAGACCCGCGCACGCTGGAGGACCTGGTGGCGAGGGCCCCGGACCAGGTGCTCGCGCTCCGGCTGGACGTGACGAAGCCAGAGCAGGTGCAGGAGTCCATCACGGCGGCGCTGAAGCACTTCGGGGCCATCGACGTGCTGGTGAACAACGCGGGCTACACGGTGTTGGGCGCGGTGGAGGAGACGAGCGACGCGGAGCTGCGGGCGGTCTTCGAGCCGCTCTTCTTCGGAGCGGTGGCGATGACGCGAGCGGTGCTGCCGCACATGCGCGAGCGGCGGACGGGCATCCTCGTGCAGGTCTCGAGTCTGACCGGACTGGTCGGGTACCCGGGCGCGGGGGCGTACAGCGCGGCGAAGCACGCGCTGGAAGGCATCTCCGAAGCGCTGGCGAAAGAGGTCGCGCCCTTCGGAGTGAAGGTGCTCCTCGTGGAGCCGGGAATGTTCCGCACGAAGCTGCTGGGCTCCGGGTTCCGGCCGATGCCAGAGCTGCCTGCCTACGCGGAGTCGATGGGTCCCACGAGAGCCTGGGTGGCGCAGTCCGCCGGCACGCAGTCCGGGGACCCGGTGAAGGCCGCGAAGGCCATCGTGGACGCGGTGGCCGCCGGAGCCCCGACGCTGCGCTTGTTCCTGGGGTCGGACGCCCCGGCGGCCATCCGCGAGAAGCTCGCGCAGGTGCAGGACGACGTGAACCGTACGGAGCAACTCGCACTGTCGATGGGCTTCTGA